TCCTCATTGGCCACGAAGGTCCTCACCTTAAACTTTGTTGGGTCATCTATATTCGCCTCTATGCTGACTTTAATATCATTGCCACGGATACCGCTGTATTTAGCCTCCAATGTGATATCCCCAATGTTTCCCTGAGCCTTTACTCCATTAGCTAACCGGTATAGTTTTACTGTCTTAGCCCGTTTGAATGCTTCCCTAAGCAATAACATCTCTGGTGCCGTGATATCGTACCCCAGAAGCTCTTTTACATCGTCTCCAACATGAATGGTTAGGACCTCTTTTGCCTGTCCCCAGCCTAGCGTAAGTGGAATTGCAACGGTGCCGCGTTCCCCAACTGCCGTCATAGACTTTCGTTCGGACGCTGTATTTATATATACTCCCGGTCTTACTTTGTTCTGGTTCTCCCAAGTTCCGCCTGCCATTTAACGAACCTCCCTCTCAAGTAGTTCCTTGATCATTTCCTTTGCTTGTTCGATTGTATAAGCCCTGTCCTCTTTTAAAACAATGGACAAAATATCTTTTTCTATTGTTTTAAATTGTTTGGATTCAAGGAATTGCTCCTTGCTGAAGACAGCCGGCTTTACGGCTTGTTTCATTTTACTCACGGATAATTCCCTCCTGCTCTAATCCTTGCAGCTTTGTGCCAGGCGCTTTTGGTTTGATGACATGGTAATCAAATGAAATGAAAAAATGTAAAACATCGTCCACAATCTCGCTTCTCATCCCGGTTCCCCGGACTGTGTGTTCCCCAACTTGTATATACTCCATGCCTTCATAGAGCGTCTCTGCTACCTCGTACGCCTCTTCATAGGATGAAGCAAAGTAATGGATATCCAAGAAGACACATCGCTTATAGCGGCGGTCTAACTCCCTATTCTGCGCTGTATCCAGTACCTTGACGAAGAAGCGAACATTCTCTAACCCTTGCCGGATCTTCTCATCGGAAACCTTCTCATCCGGGTATAGCGTCTTTAACTTCCGGATAACTCCATCTTTAACTTGATTCATCCTATCAGCCCTTCGAGGAATTTTGTGAACCTTTTTTCAAGGTACTTAGGCAGCTCCCTTTCGATCTCTTTCATGGAAATGGTAATCATAAATCGACCTTCCACCCATCCTTTCAGGTCTCTGGTCCGATGCCCGTACTCTACAAACGAGCCGTAATGGGTTTCATTAGATATTTCTACGACATACTCATTCCCCATCTTCTGTACACTTCCCACTTTCCAGTTTCGCCTTAGTTGTCCAGTCTTGCCTACAGGCGTGCGTTTTTTGATCTTTCTATCTGCCCGCATCGCCATTTCAATCAAAAAGTCCGAAATAAAGCGCCCAATCAGATCACTATTGGACGCTTTTTCAAGATTCTTAGTAAACTTCGTAAGCTCTGAAAAGTCTACATCTCCCCATTTGGCCATTAGGCATAACCCTTTCTTTGTAAGGATACTTCCTGGTGGGTTGGGTACACGAATGGCTCACCGGCAGTATACTCTCTGCTTAATGCACCGCGTTTTATTTCTACCACATCCCCTTGGTGGAGCTCTAATTCAGGTGAAATGAACAACTTGGTCTCATAGGCGATATTGTTCTGAGCATCTTTCTGATTATTTGCACCTAGGGCTTTTTGGGATATCCGGCAAGGTTGATTCTCATAAACCACCACTGGTGCAAGATTCGTACTTCCATTGGGCTTCGTTACTTCCCGGAAACCGCTAATCGTAGCCTGGTCTTCATACATTTTTTCAATTGTTTTACGATGCCTAGTATAGCTGGCCATGCTACCACCTCATTTTCCTGTACGGGTTTAAATCTACCCGGTAGTTGGTGACGATGGACTCCATTACTTTTTTTGATGCGTTCGTCACGCTGGAGCTATTCGCCGGACTGATGGAGGTGTCCCCAATCTTAATATTCTCGGCTGTCCCGTTCGTTTCTTCGATTCCCGGAAGTTTCGGCTGCTCAATTCGCAGTATATCGATCACCATGGAGGTCCACACCTCATGTAAAGCTGCGGGGATAACTTTAATATTGCAATAATGAAGAATGCGCTCCCCGATTTCCTTCACGTAGGATAGGACCAATGCGTCGAACTCATCAGGGAGGCCAAGGCGAAGCTTTACGATTGCTAGGATGTCATTCCCTGACATGCTCATCTTGTCCCTCCTCTAAACGAATGACCTTCTCATTTACAAGAGTGCTATAATCATCGTCTCGAACATCAGTTCGCTGTCCCGCATAATAGATGTTGCCTCGGTATTTCACATTTGTAACCCATTGCACCTTCACGTATTGTTCTTTTTGCGATTGCGCTTTTTTTGCCGTTAATTGCTTCTTATCTGCCTCTGTCTGATCCGGTTTTTTAGCCATCTTGTTCCCTCCTAGACCACTTTAGCAATAAAGATTTGGTCAATGGTTTCAAACGAAGGCAGGACAATCTCGGAAACAATGGTTTCAACGTTCACCGGATGTGGCTCCTTAATAGTGGTGATTGCTACGCCCGTATTGACAATGGACACATTTGCCACAGTGCTTCCGGTCATCAGGTCAGATTCTTCCGGCGTTGTGCCGTAGTACGTATTGCCTAATGTACCATCCGGAATTAGGGTAAAGTAGCCATCAGGGTAAAACAAGTGCATGCTTCCGTCTTGCAAAGCAAACTTTTTGTTATAGACGGATATTTTAACGCCCAGTTTCGTTTCCAGGTATTGTTTCATCATGGCGTCCGTCATGATAATATTTTGCCCGCCTAACGGATTCATGTCTTTACGAATGGCTACGTTTTGTAGGATGTAGTTCCATGTTTTGCGGGTACAAATGGCGTTTGTCGGACGCACTCCTGTATCATCCTCTACTGTGTCCTGCCACGTTTTAATATCCCCAACAATGTCGGCTTCCGGATGACTCCATTTGTCTGTGTCGGTCGTTAATGTGATTTTGTGGCCACTTGGCATTTTGTAGTCATATTTGTACGCTAGTCTATTGGCTTCAATTTCAATTTTTCCGGATGAAAGTAACTGCATAATCATCCGTTCGGGGACGACTTGAGCACCGTTAATGAGTGTTGTCACGTCATCGTAAATA
This Paenibacillus larvae subsp. larvae DNA region includes the following protein-coding sequences:
- a CDS encoding phage tail terminator family protein; this translates as MNQVKDGVIRKLKTLYPDEKVSDEKIRQGLENVRFFVKVLDTAQNRELDRRYKRCVFLDIHYFASSYEEAYEVAETLYEGMEYIQVGEHTVRGTGMRSEIVDDVLHFFISFDYHVIKPKAPGTKLQGLEQEGIIRE
- a CDS encoding HK97 gp10 family phage protein, producing the protein MAKWGDVDFSELTKFTKNLEKASNSDLIGRFISDFLIEMAMRADRKIKKRTPVGKTGQLRRNWKVGSVQKMGNEYVVEISNETHYGSFVEYGHRTRDLKGWVEGRFMITISMKEIERELPKYLEKRFTKFLEGLIG
- a CDS encoding DNA-packaging protein translates to MSMSGNDILAIVKLRLGLPDEFDALVLSYVKEIGERILHYCNIKVIPAALHEVWTSMVIDILRIEQPKLPGIEETNGTAENIKIGDTSISPANSSSVTNASKKVMESIVTNYRVDLNPYRKMRW
- a CDS encoding DUF7210 family protein, with translation MAKKPDQTEADKKQLTAKKAQSQKEQYVKVQWVTNVKYRGNIYYAGQRTDVRDDDYSTLVNEKVIRLEEGQDEHVRE
- a CDS encoding major capsid protein — encoded protein: MPNIFDLVNAKNIATYYLATPSNAIPYLGGTLFPPKKQLGLDLSWIKGSRGLPVALMPSEFDSKATLRDRIGFSKIDTEMPFFREAMRIGEKDRQELNKLAASQNEALIMPVINAIYDDVTTLINGAQVVPERMIMQLLSSGKIEIEANRLAYKYDYKMPSGHKITLTTDTDKWSHPEADIVGDIKTWQDTVEDDTGVRPTNAICTRKTWNYILQNVAIRKDMNPLGGQNIIMTDAMMKQYLETKLGVKISVYNKKFALQDGSMHLFYPDGYFTLIPDGTLGNTYYGTTPEESDLMTGSTVANVSIVNTGVAITTIKEPHPVNVETIVSEIVLPSFETIDQIFIAKVV